One window of the Lathamus discolor isolate bLatDis1 chromosome W, bLatDis1.hap1, whole genome shotgun sequence genome contains the following:
- the LOC136004267 gene encoding serine/threonine-protein kinase H1-like isoform X3 codes for MGCGTSKVLPEPTRDVQLDLVKKVEPYTGRDDIYKCFIKDHCKIKAGSPSPPQHANSYPGNHLPANLSQPEPCKNKVAKYCAKFDTRVTAKYDIKALIGRGSFSHVVRVEHRATKQPYAIKMIETKYREGREVCESELSVLRRVRHTNIIQLIEVFETQDCVYMVMELATGGELFDRIIAKGSFTERDATRVLQMVLDGVKYLHMLGITHRDLKPENLLYYHPGTDSKIMITDFGLASAWKKGDDCLMKTTCGTPEYIAPEILVRKPYTNSVDMWALGVISYILLSGTMPFEDDNRTRLYRQILKGKYSYSGEDPCGYHPSG; via the coding sequence ATGGGCTGTGGGACAAGCAAAGTGCTTCCAGAGCCCACCAGAGATGTGCAGCTAGACCTGGTGAAAAAAGTTGAACCTTACACAGGCCGTGATGACATATATAAGTGTTTCATCAAGGATCACTGCAAGATCAAAGCTGGCTCTCCTTCACCTCCACAGCATGCTAACTCATACCCTGGGAACCACCTGCCTGCTAATTTGAGCCAGCCTGAGCCCTGCAAGAACAAAGTGGCTAAATACTGTGCCAAGTTTGACACTAGAGTGACGGCCAAGTATGACATTAAAGCCTTGATCGGGAGAGGGAGTTTTAGCCATGTTGTACGGGTGGAACACAGGGCCACCAAGCAGCCCTATGCCATCAAGATGATAGAGACCAAATAccgggaggggagggaagtgTGTGAATCGGAGCTTAGCGTGCTGCGTCGGGTTCGCCACACCAACATCATCCAGCTGATTGAGGTGTTTGAGACCCAGGACTGTGTGTACATGGTGATGGAGTTGGCAACTGGAGGAGAACTGTTTGATCGAATCATTGCTAAGGGCTCCTTCACAGAGAGAGATGCTACACGGGTGCTGCAGATGGTGTTGGATGGTGTGAAGTATCTGCATATGCTGGGTATCACACACCGGGACTTAAAGCCAGAGAATCTGCTGTACTACCATCCAGGAACAGATTCCAAAATCATGATTACAGACTTTGGACTGGCGAGTGCTTGGAAGAAGGGAGATGACTGCCTGATGAAAACTACATGTGGGACCCCGGAGTACATTGCTCCTGAGATCCTGGTCAGGAAGCCGTACACTAACTCTGTGGACATGTGGGCGCTTGGTGTCATCTCCTATATTCTCCTCAGTGGCACTATGCCCTTTGAAGATGACAACCGCACCCGCTTGTATCGGCAGatcctgaaaggaaaatacagttacTCAGGCGAG
- the LOC136004267 gene encoding serine/threonine-protein kinase H1-like isoform X2 yields the protein MGCGTSKVLPEPTRDVQLDLVKKVEPYTGRDDIYKCFIKDHCKIKAGSPSPPQHANSYPGNHLPANLSQPEPCKNKVAKYCAKFDTRVTAKYDIKALIGRGSFSHVVRVEHRATKQPYAIKMIETKYREGREVCESELSVLRRVRHTNIIQLIEVFETQDCVYMVMELATGGELFDRIIAKGSFTERDATRVLQMVLDGVKYLHMLGITHRDLKPENLLYYHPGTDSKIMITDFGLASAWKKGDDCLMKTTCGTPEYIAPEILVRKPYTNSVDMWALGVISYILLSGTMPFEDDNRTRLYRQILKGKYSYSGEVTEQEDSRPSIQQSSRRQIKTP from the coding sequence ATGGGCTGTGGGACAAGCAAAGTGCTTCCAGAGCCCACCAGAGATGTGCAGCTAGACCTGGTGAAAAAAGTTGAACCTTACACAGGCCGTGATGACATATATAAGTGTTTCATCAAGGATCACTGCAAGATCAAAGCTGGCTCTCCTTCACCTCCACAGCATGCTAACTCATACCCTGGGAACCACCTGCCTGCTAATTTGAGCCAGCCTGAGCCCTGCAAGAACAAAGTGGCTAAATACTGTGCCAAGTTTGACACTAGAGTGACGGCCAAGTATGACATTAAAGCCTTGATCGGGAGAGGGAGTTTTAGCCATGTTGTACGGGTGGAACACAGGGCCACCAAGCAGCCCTATGCCATCAAGATGATAGAGACCAAATAccgggaggggagggaagtgTGTGAATCGGAGCTTAGCGTGCTGCGTCGGGTTCGCCACACCAACATCATCCAGCTGATTGAGGTGTTTGAGACCCAGGACTGTGTGTACATGGTGATGGAGTTGGCAACTGGAGGAGAACTGTTTGATCGAATCATTGCTAAGGGCTCCTTCACAGAGAGAGATGCTACACGGGTGCTGCAGATGGTGTTGGATGGTGTGAAGTATCTGCATATGCTGGGTATCACACACCGGGACTTAAAGCCAGAGAATCTGCTGTACTACCATCCAGGAACAGATTCCAAAATCATGATTACAGACTTTGGACTGGCGAGTGCTTGGAAGAAGGGAGATGACTGCCTGATGAAAACTACATGTGGGACCCCGGAGTACATTGCTCCTGAGATCCTGGTCAGGAAGCCGTACACTAACTCTGTGGACATGTGGGCGCTTGGTGTCATCTCCTATATTCTCCTCAGTGGCACTATGCCCTTTGAAGATGACAACCGCACCCGCTTGTATCGGCAGatcctgaaaggaaaatacagttacTCAGGCGAG